From a region of the Deinococcus aestuarii genome:
- a CDS encoding ABC transporter substrate-binding protein, producing MKRAMFVALAMTLGSAVAAPFVYPAAWTAEQNTANKRGGEFRNYTISDFKSINPFTDAEATSIPGTMEAGAGLFIQDPRNDELIPYMADGAPTVSNGGRRFVVKIRPGMKFSDGQPITADDWITTYRIHTDDKVGSNSYDNFFLNKKPITVKKIDNSTLQFDFPQQSAKALVLMSYTPWPDHIFGAAYRSGGAEAVKKLWTLGTPANQVVSPGMWTLESYQAGERTVLKKNPYWGEWNKDSRGQALPYLDRYSYRVTTDLNAALAAYLAGQIDTFGPRNADDLAQIKRAIDGGNLKATLTPNVSPQAQSQWITFNWNKASDPDKQRLFRDVRFRRAMSHIANRQAMVQLALGGLGSENYYSVYPIFKNYISDAAPKYRYDLAQATRLLSQIGYTKKNAQGYLVNGAGKVLEFNLATNAGNTVREQLGRIFADEARKVGVKVNFTPIDFNNLVGQLTAKGENRPFDAILLGLSGGDNIWPFGQNVTPCGTNLHSYNNPTSGACLTPQESLMTKLYYQGDATLNVAQRRAIGAQLLKAEAELQPVVYLVGGNYHVTYNERLGGEYSREMMDAYYGARNIALTFIK from the coding sequence ATGAAAAGAGCAATGTTCGTTGCCCTGGCGATGACCCTCGGGTCGGCCGTCGCGGCGCCCTTCGTGTACCCGGCGGCCTGGACGGCGGAGCAAAACACCGCGAACAAGCGCGGCGGCGAGTTCCGCAACTACACCATCTCGGACTTCAAGAGCATCAACCCCTTCACCGACGCCGAGGCCACCAGCATCCCCGGCACGATGGAGGCGGGCGCGGGCCTCTTTATCCAGGACCCCCGCAACGATGAGCTGATCCCCTACATGGCCGACGGCGCGCCGACGGTCAGCAACGGTGGTCGGCGCTTCGTGGTCAAGATTCGTCCGGGGATGAAGTTCAGCGACGGCCAGCCCATCACCGCCGACGACTGGATCACCACCTACCGCATCCACACCGACGACAAGGTGGGCAGCAACTCCTACGACAACTTCTTCCTGAACAAGAAGCCCATCACCGTCAAGAAGATCGACAACTCCACGTTGCAGTTCGACTTCCCCCAGCAGAGCGCCAAGGCCCTCGTGCTGATGAGCTACACGCCCTGGCCCGACCACATCTTCGGGGCGGCCTACCGCTCGGGCGGCGCCGAGGCGGTCAAGAAGCTCTGGACGCTGGGCACGCCCGCCAACCAGGTCGTGTCTCCCGGCATGTGGACCCTGGAGAGCTACCAGGCGGGCGAGCGCACGGTCCTCAAGAAAAATCCCTACTGGGGCGAGTGGAACAAAGACAGCCGCGGTCAGGCGCTGCCGTACCTCGACCGTTACTCGTACCGGGTGACCACGGACCTCAACGCCGCGCTCGCCGCGTACCTGGCCGGGCAGATCGACACCTTCGGGCCGCGCAACGCCGACGACCTCGCGCAGATCAAGCGGGCCATCGACGGGGGCAACCTCAAGGCGACCCTGACGCCCAACGTGAGCCCGCAGGCCCAGAGCCAGTGGATCACCTTCAACTGGAACAAGGCGTCGGACCCCGACAAGCAGCGCCTCTTCCGCGACGTGCGCTTCCGGCGCGCGATGAGCCACATCGCCAACCGTCAGGCGATGGTGCAGCTCGCGCTGGGCGGCCTGGGCAGCGAGAACTACTACTCGGTCTACCCGATCTTCAAGAACTACATCAGCGACGCGGCGCCCAAGTACCGCTACGACCTCGCGCAGGCGACCCGGCTGCTCTCGCAGATCGGGTACACCAAGAAAAACGCCCAGGGCTACCTCGTCAATGGCGCGGGCAAGGTGCTGGAGTTCAACCTTGCCACGAACGCGGGCAACACCGTGCGCGAGCAGCTCGGGCGCATCTTCGCGGATGAGGCGAGGAAGGTCGGCGTCAAGGTCAACTTCACGCCCATCGACTTCAACAACCTCGTGGGGCAGCTCACCGCCAAGGGCGAGAACCGGCCCTTCGACGCGATCCTGCTGGGCCTTTCGGGCGGCGACAACATCTGGCCCTTCGGGCAAAACGTCACGCCCTGCGGCACCAACTTGCACTCGTACAACAACCCCACGAGCGGCGCCTGCCTGACCCCGCAGGAGTCCTTGATGACCAAGCTGTACTACCAGGGTGACGCCACCCTGAACGTGGCCCAGCGCCGGGCCATCGGGGCGCAGCTCCTGAAGGCCGAGGCCGAACTCCAGCCGGTGGTCTACCTCGTGGGCGGCAACTACCACGTGACCTACAACGAGCGGCTGGGCGGCGAGTACTCGCGCGAGATGATGGACGCCTACTACGGCGCGCGCAACATCGCCCTGACGTTCATCAAGTAA
- the secG gene encoding preprotein translocase subunit SecG has product MILTLFIVLFALVCVGLVFFVLLQVPKQAGLSASMASGGSLLGGRGVEGGLIRVTSVLGGLFMLLALLIGVVSR; this is encoded by the coding sequence ATGATTCTGACCCTCTTCATCGTCCTCTTCGCCCTCGTCTGCGTGGGGCTCGTGTTCTTCGTGCTTCTTCAGGTGCCCAAGCAGGCGGGGCTCTCGGCCAGCATGGCGTCGGGCGGCTCGCTGCTCGGCGGGCGCGGGGTCGAGGGCGGCCTGATTCGCGTCACCAGCGTGCTCGGCGGGCTGTTCATGCTGCTTGCCCTCCTCATCGGCGTCGTCTCGCGCTGA